A region of Streptomyces sp. TG1A-60 DNA encodes the following proteins:
- a CDS encoding chorismate mutase, which yields MRPHRLRSVLISVCVSSAVALSGAVPAVAHSSPAPPRTVAGAGSLTALTDLFAERLLVADKVAAAKYGTATPIDDPVREKTILDDVAARAAGLGLDPQAVTAVFRDQIEANKLVQRGLYARWDAHPEERPTERPDLVKEVRPVLDRITTQLLTALQETRTLRAGTSCGPRLRVAAVRSAFGHRLDRLHAEGLVRASASVCENSP from the coding sequence ATGCGCCCCCATCGCCTCAGGTCCGTCCTGATCTCCGTCTGTGTCTCGTCCGCCGTGGCCCTGTCCGGTGCCGTACCGGCCGTCGCCCACTCCTCCCCCGCTCCCCCTCGTACGGTTGCGGGTGCCGGTTCGCTCACCGCGCTGACGGATCTGTTCGCCGAGCGGCTGCTCGTCGCGGACAAGGTCGCGGCGGCCAAGTACGGGACGGCCACGCCGATCGACGATCCGGTACGGGAGAAGACGATCCTGGACGACGTGGCGGCGCGGGCCGCCGGGCTCGGCCTCGATCCGCAGGCGGTGACCGCCGTGTTCCGGGACCAGATCGAGGCCAACAAGCTGGTGCAGCGGGGCCTGTACGCCCGCTGGGACGCGCATCCCGAGGAGCGGCCCACCGAGCGGCCCGACCTGGTGAAGGAGGTCCGGCCGGTGCTGGACCGGATCACCACTCAGCTGCTGACCGCGCTCCAGGAGACGCGGACCCTGCGGGCCGGGACGTCGTGCGGGCCCCGGCTGCGGGTGGCGGCGGTCCGGTCGGCCTTCGGACACCGGCTGGACCGGCTGCACGCGGAGGGCCTGGTGCGGGCATCGGCCTCGGTGTGTGAGAACAGCCCCTAA
- a CDS encoding AMP-binding protein, whose protein sequence is MGVRKDLSRAKQRGGLADRVRVEVVKDARGVVREARTPALVPGATSGSIADLPFVNATEAPGAVVLRRADHHGDYQPVTATAFAREVTATAKGLIAAGLEPGGRVAVMSRTRYEWTVLDFAIWAAGGQSVPIYATSSPEQIEWIVRDSGSRFVIAETPENTDAVAAATARHSRPPHVWQLDDGTGALTQLADLGRDIPEDEVAKRRAALTPDTAATICYTSGTTGRPKGCVLTHANLHAEAANTVELLHPVFQEVSGQVASTLLFLPLAHILGRTIQIACLLARIELGHCPSIKPAELRPALKKFRPTFLVGVPYLFERIHATGRATAERIGRGASFDRAHRVGVRFARAHLDRFLDRGPGPTPGLYAAWALYDLLVYRRVRGELGGRMRYAISGGSPLERDLNLFFYAAGVIVYEGYGLTETTAAATIVPPLKPRPGTVGQPVPGTAIRIADDGEVLIKGDIVFGTYWNNRVATEAALTDDWFATGDLGALDEDGYLTITGRKKDVLITSGGKNVSPAVLEDRLRSRPPVGQCIVVGDNRPYVAALITLDPEDVAHWLYVRGMPADTPLSELANDPRMREDVQKAVDYANQAVSRAESIRAFRLVEGVFTEENGLLTPSLKVKRHVVTTAYEAEIEALYHS, encoded by the coding sequence ATGGGCGTACGCAAGGACTTGAGCCGGGCGAAGCAGCGCGGCGGCCTGGCCGACCGCGTCAGGGTCGAGGTGGTCAAGGACGCGCGGGGTGTCGTCCGTGAGGCACGCACCCCCGCCCTCGTGCCCGGCGCGACGAGCGGCAGCATCGCCGACCTCCCCTTCGTCAACGCGACCGAGGCCCCGGGCGCCGTGGTCCTGCGCCGCGCCGACCACCACGGCGACTACCAGCCGGTGACCGCCACCGCCTTCGCCCGCGAAGTCACCGCAACCGCCAAGGGGTTGATAGCCGCCGGTCTCGAACCGGGCGGCCGGGTCGCGGTGATGTCCCGCACCCGCTACGAGTGGACCGTCCTCGACTTCGCCATCTGGGCGGCCGGGGGCCAGTCCGTCCCCATCTACGCCACGTCCTCGCCCGAGCAGATCGAGTGGATCGTCCGCGACTCCGGCTCCCGCTTCGTGATCGCAGAGACGCCCGAGAACACGGACGCCGTCGCCGCCGCGACCGCCCGGCACTCCCGGCCCCCGCACGTCTGGCAGCTCGACGACGGCACGGGCGCCCTCACCCAACTCGCCGACCTGGGCCGCGACATCCCCGAGGACGAGGTCGCCAAGCGCCGCGCCGCCCTCACCCCCGACACGGCCGCGACCATCTGCTACACCTCCGGCACCACCGGCCGGCCCAAGGGCTGCGTCCTCACCCACGCCAACCTCCACGCGGAGGCCGCCAACACGGTCGAACTGCTCCACCCCGTCTTCCAGGAGGTCAGCGGCCAGGTCGCCTCCACCCTCCTCTTCCTCCCCCTCGCCCACATCCTCGGCCGGACCATCCAGATCGCCTGCCTGCTGGCCCGCATCGAGCTCGGCCACTGCCCGAGCATCAAACCCGCCGAACTCCGGCCCGCCCTCAAGAAGTTCCGCCCCACCTTCCTCGTCGGCGTCCCCTATCTCTTCGAGCGGATCCACGCCACCGGCCGCGCCACCGCCGAACGCATCGGCCGCGGCGCCTCCTTCGACCGCGCCCACCGCGTCGGCGTGCGCTTCGCCCGCGCCCACCTCGACAGGTTCCTGGACCGGGGCCCCGGCCCCACCCCCGGCCTGTACGCCGCCTGGGCCCTGTACGACCTGCTGGTCTACCGCCGCGTCCGAGGAGAACTCGGCGGCCGGATGCGCTACGCCATCAGTGGCGGCTCCCCGCTCGAACGCGACCTCAACCTCTTCTTCTACGCCGCCGGCGTCATCGTCTACGAGGGTTACGGCCTCACCGAGACCACCGCCGCCGCCACCATCGTCCCGCCCCTCAAACCCCGCCCCGGAACGGTCGGCCAGCCCGTCCCCGGCACCGCGATCCGCATCGCCGACGACGGCGAGGTGCTCATCAAGGGCGACATCGTCTTCGGCACCTACTGGAACAACCGGGTCGCCACCGAGGCCGCCCTCACCGACGACTGGTTCGCCACGGGCGACCTGGGCGCCCTCGACGAGGACGGCTACCTCACCATCACCGGCCGCAAGAAGGACGTCCTCATCACCTCCGGCGGCAAGAACGTTTCCCCGGCCGTCCTGGAGGACCGTCTCCGCAGCCGCCCGCCGGTCGGCCAGTGCATCGTCGTCGGCGACAACCGCCCGTATGTCGCCGCCCTGATCACCCTGGACCCCGAGGACGTCGCCCACTGGCTGTATGTCCGCGGCATGCCCGCCGACACCCCGCTCTCGGAGCTGGCGAACGACCCCCGTATGCGCGAGGACGTCCAGAAGGCCGTCGACTACGCGAACCAGGCGGTCTCCCGAGCCGAATCCATCCGCGCGTTCCGCCTGGTGGAGGGCGTTTTCACCGAGGAGAACGGGCTCCTCACCCCGTCCCTCAAGGTCAAGCGCCACGTGGTGACGACGGCGTACGAGGCTGAGATCGAGGCGCTGTACCACAGCTGA
- a CDS encoding ATP-grasp domain-containing protein, giving the protein MQLLDTRVPAVLLRIDRNPFHHGTLGAVRSLGRAGVEVHVVADSTGSPVPRSRFLREMHPPPPPGSSPREIAAALRRVATRIARPAVLVPMDDASAVAVDRMREQLAPSYLLPAGPRALPERVADKAGLASVCASLDIAHPVTLVPDSPAQAADAAWRLGLPLVAKWSRPWLVPADSTLHSTVLVNSARQARELYLRTEEAGSPLLLQAYLPPGPNRDWFFHGYADRSGVVRAGGPGRKQRAWPRGAGLTTVGCWTANPQVQALAERLTGELGYRGILDLDFRRCGTTGLYHLLDFNPRPGAQFRLFSDSAGLDVVRALHLDLTHRPLPAAAPLIGRTFVVENYAPLAALRPAPRRGRELAWHAPDDPAPGRAMWTLWCRHVSRRLRERLRAAPSAPAPVRVVHQAASPPLTNDEKASSC; this is encoded by the coding sequence GTGCAACTGCTCGACACCCGCGTCCCCGCCGTTCTGCTGCGGATCGACCGGAACCCCTTTCACCACGGAACGCTGGGCGCTGTTCGTTCGCTCGGCAGAGCAGGAGTGGAGGTGCATGTGGTCGCCGATTCCACGGGAAGTCCCGTACCCAGATCGCGTTTTCTGCGGGAAATGCATCCCCCGCCGCCACCCGGGTCATCGCCCCGCGAGATCGCCGCCGCGCTGCGCCGGGTGGCCACCCGGATCGCGCGCCCCGCCGTCCTGGTCCCGATGGACGACGCGAGCGCGGTCGCCGTGGACCGTATGCGTGAGCAACTCGCGCCCTCCTATCTGCTGCCCGCCGGGCCCCGCGCACTGCCCGAACGCGTCGCCGACAAGGCCGGTCTGGCCTCCGTGTGCGCGTCCTTGGACATCGCGCACCCGGTGACCCTGGTCCCGGACAGCCCGGCGCAGGCCGCCGACGCCGCCTGGCGGCTGGGACTTCCGCTGGTGGCGAAGTGGAGTCGGCCCTGGCTGGTGCCCGCCGACAGCACGCTGCACAGCACGGTGCTGGTGAACTCCGCCCGGCAGGCCCGGGAGCTGTATCTGCGCACCGAGGAGGCCGGCAGCCCGCTGCTGCTGCAGGCGTATCTGCCGCCGGGTCCGAACCGCGACTGGTTCTTCCACGGATACGCCGACCGTTCCGGTGTGGTGCGCGCGGGAGGGCCGGGACGCAAGCAGCGGGCGTGGCCGCGCGGGGCGGGCCTGACCACCGTCGGCTGCTGGACGGCCAACCCGCAGGTGCAGGCGCTCGCCGAGCGGCTCACCGGCGAGCTCGGCTACCGCGGCATCCTCGACCTCGACTTCCGCCGCTGCGGCACGACGGGCCTCTATCACCTCCTCGACTTCAACCCGCGCCCCGGCGCCCAGTTCCGGCTCTTCTCCGACTCCGCCGGACTGGACGTCGTACGCGCCCTGCATCTCGACCTGACGCACCGTCCCCTGCCGGCAGCCGCACCGCTGATCGGGCGGACGTTCGTGGTGGAGAACTACGCACCGCTCGCCGCGCTTCGGCCCGCGCCGCGACGCGGGCGCGAACTGGCCTGGCACGCCCCGGACGACCCTGCTCCCGGCCGGGCGATGTGGACGCTGTGGTGCCGCCACGTGTCCCGTCGACTGCGGGAGCGGCTGCGCGCGGCCCCGTCGGCACCCGCACCGGTACGCGTGGTCCATCAGGCGGCCTCACCTCCCCTCACCAACGACGAGAAAGCGAGCAGTTGCTGA
- a CDS encoding LPXTG cell wall anchor domain-containing protein, with amino-acid sequence MVVTAAATSVLSLYVVPAFADSSHEETSGDSLGALSDTPAALPADSVLHALGNGPASAGPDTSDVSTAPDLSPLNSRVGGPKTSGSQGAARDSASADGREQGVHGHDSGYGDDGGHGRDSGYGDGGGYGGDGGHGRDSGYGDAAGYGDDYGYGGYGDTPPTKPPTTPPASPPSTTPPVSHPPTTPPVSHPPTTPPVKSPPTSAPPTVPGGIPPRKPPTSPPTQPPSLPETGGNEQVLAASGIAALLLTSGAVLYRRGRAASGR; translated from the coding sequence ATGGTCGTTACCGCCGCTGCGACGAGCGTGCTGTCCCTGTACGTCGTCCCGGCGTTCGCGGACTCGTCCCATGAGGAGACCTCGGGGGACTCACTCGGCGCCCTGTCCGACACGCCTGCTGCCCTGCCCGCCGACAGCGTCCTCCACGCCCTGGGGAACGGTCCCGCAAGCGCGGGCCCCGACACCAGCGACGTGAGTACCGCACCTGACCTGTCTCCCCTGAACTCCCGCGTCGGCGGCCCGAAGACCAGTGGGTCGCAGGGTGCTGCCCGCGACTCCGCCTCGGCTGACGGCCGCGAGCAAGGGGTCCACGGGCACGACAGTGGTTACGGCGACGACGGTGGTCACGGCCGCGACAGTGGTTACGGCGACGGCGGTGGTTACGGCGGCGACGGTGGTCACGGCCGCGACAGTGGTTACGGCGACGCTGCCGGGTACGGCGACGACTACGGCTATGGCGGCTACGGCGACACACCGCCCACGAAGCCCCCCACCACGCCGCCGGCGTCACCCCCCTCCACCACGCCGCCGGTGTCACACCCGCCCACCACGCCGCCGGTGTCACACCCGCCCACCACGCCGCCGGTGAAGTCACCGCCTACGTCGGCGCCCCCGACCGTTCCGGGCGGCATCCCACCGCGGAAGCCGCCGACCTCGCCCCCGACACAACCGCCCTCCCTCCCCGAGACCGGCGGCAACGAGCAGGTGCTGGCGGCGTCGGGCATCGCCGCGCTGCTGTTGACGAGCGGCGCCGTCCTGTACCGACGAGGCCGAGCCGCGTCCGGTCGATAG